GGAACTCAAGCCCAAACTGGCGGCGGACGGCATTACGCTGCGCGGCATCACCATCGGCAAGATCACGCTGCCCGAGGAATACCAGGCAGGCATGGAAAAGCTGCTGGCCGAAGAACTGGAAACCGAAAAAATGCGCTACACGCTCGAACTCAAGGAAAAACAGGTGAAGCAAACCGCGCTGGAGGCGGATGCCGACAAGATCCGCCGCGAAAAAGCTGCCGAAGCCTCCGGCAATGAGCAGATCATCGCCGCCCGGGCACAGGAGCAGGCCATGGCGCACGTGCTGCCCTTCAAGCAGAAGCAGATCGAACAGCGGCGGCTGGAAGCGGAGGCCGACAAGACCGCGCGCATCAAGACGTCGGAGGGGAATGCCCAGGCACGCCTGATCGAAGCCACCGGTGAAGCCGATGCCCGCCGCAAGCTGGCCGACGCCGAAGCCTATCGCCAGGATACGATCGGCAAGGTGGCGGCAGCGCAGATGGAACGCGAGGGCGAACTGATTACCCGCAATCCGCTGCTGATCCAGAAAACCATGGCCGACAAGCTGTCGGACAAGGTCTCGGTCATCATCGCCCCGCCGCCGGCTAACGGCGGCTTTATCGGCGCGTCGCTGCTCGGCAGCGCCAAGGCAGGAGAATAACCATGTCCCTCATTGCCACTGCCGTCATGCTGGCGATCGTCACGCAAGACCA
This is a stretch of genomic DNA from Duganella zoogloeoides. It encodes these proteins:
- a CDS encoding SPFH domain-containing protein, whose amino-acid sequence is MAERLKRIKQMAQAVRDTLRGSAAGAVSAVGGVRRNGAMLLALCLAGAAGYGLWTHPPLAKLTPGSLGIRTNQLTGSMAVVRDGAVLLVPGVHGLRQLSLLDQVYRPSRSDQKPFQSVEGLALGVDLSVRYALNADRVAAIARSLPPDINGAIVEPAVQGVIYRVFTRYTVREIFSSRRAEIQQAIEAELKPKLAADGITLRGITIGKITLPEEYQAGMEKLLAEELETEKMRYTLELKEKQVKQTALEADADKIRREKAAEASGNEQIIAARAQEQAMAHVLPFKQKQIEQRRLEAEADKTARIKTSEGNAQARLIEATGEADARRKLADAEAYRQDTIGKVAAAQMEREGELITRNPLLIQKTMADKLSDKVSVIIAPPPANGGFIGASLLGSAKAGE